AGAAGCGGCAGTCCACCGGTTTCAGGCCGGACGTCAGGTAATGGTCGCGGTCGGCGCGGCTGGCCTCCCGTATCGCGGCGGCGCGTTGCGGGTCGTCGGCGAAATCCCTTGATTTCGACCAGGTTCCAGATCCGCCGTGGCGGGGGGACGCATCATCGTGATCGTGATGGTCACCGTGCAACAGCAGCATCGATCGGGCTAGCCGATCGACGTCTGGGACCTCGTCGGACGGGCTCATGTCCGTCAGTGCTGCTCGGCGGGCACTTCGCCGGAGGCCTTTGCCTTCAAATTCTCGGCGACCTCGGCGTTCCAGAGCTCATTGGCGCGGGTGGTATCCACCTCGATCTCGAAGCGCTCCACCATTTCTGGGGTGACGTCGGCCGCATCTACATAGAACTGCTCATACCAGCGGCGCATCTGATACACCGCGCCGTCCTCCTCGACCAACAGCGGGTTGTCGATCCTGGTCTTGTGCTTCCAGATTTCGACGTCCTGCAGGAAGCCCTTGCTGACGCCTTCGGTGAATACCCGCGACAGCTTGTCCGTCATCTTTTCGTCCATGCCCCTGGGCTTTTCGACGATGACACCCCACTGCAGCATGAAGGAGTTCTGGGTGACCGGGTAGTGGCAGTTGATCAGTATCGACTCGGCTTTGTAGTCGCCGTAGCGATTGTGCAGCCAGTTGATCATGAACGACGGCCCGAAATAGGAAGCCTCCGAGTCCAGGTGCGCCTCGCCGTACGCGCTCCCCAGATCGTCGACGTCGGGCCGTCCTACGTTGTGCAGATACTGCGACGCGATGTGGCCCTCGAAGACGTTCTTGAAGTACGTCGGCAACCCGAAATGGATGTAGAAGAAGTGCGCCATGTCGGTGACGTTGTCGATGATGTCGCGGCAGTTGGACCCCTCGATGAGGATCCTGTTCCAGCGCCAGTCCGTCCATTCGTCGCTGGCGGCTTCCGGAATGTCGGGTATCCGGACCGCCGGGTCCGGTGGGTTGCCTTCGTGGTCATGCCAGACGAACAGCAGGCCGCCGCGCACGTCCGTCGTCCACGACCGGGTGCGCGCCATTCGGGGGGTGCGCTTGGCGTACGGGACCAGCTTGCAGCGGCCGTCACCGCCCCAGCGCCAGTCGTGGAACGGGCAGGCGACCTCGTCGCCCTTGATCGTGCCCATGGACAGGTCGCCGCCCATATGCCGGCAGTAGCCGTCGAGCACTTTCAGGCCGCCGTGTGAGTCGGCGAAAACCACCAGCTTGGTGCCGAACGCCTCGATACCGTGCGGCTTCCCGTCCAAGAAGTCCTTGGCGACGCCCAGGCAATGCCAGCCGCGGGCGTACCTCGTCGGCAAGGTGCCGGAATCGATTTCCCGGATGCCGACCGCAGCACTGTCGGTGCTCACCTTTCACCTCCAACTCAGTGGCCTCTAACTAGAACACGTTACAGTTTTACGGTTGGCGAGCGCAACGACGGCGGGTCTGGCCACCGGATATTCCGGCTGCGGGTATATGTAAACGATGCCGCTGTTTTCTTTCGAAGGTCGCTCGCCGCGGATCGATCCGACCGCGTTCGTGGCCCCGACCGCCACCCTGATCGGTGACGTCACCGTCGAGGCGGGGGCATCGGTCTGGTTCAACGCCGTGCTGCGCGGCGACTACGGGCCGATCGTGGTGCGCGAGGGCGCCAATGTGCAGGACGGAGCGGTGTTGCATGCGCCGCCCGGCATCCCGGTAGACATCGGCCCTGGAGCGACGGTGGCACATTTGTGTTGCATCCACGGGGTCCACGTCGGGGCGCAGGCGCTGATCGCCAACCACGCCACGGTGCTGGACGGCGCGGTGATCGGCGCGCGCAGCATGGTGGCGGCGGGTGCTTTGGTGGTAGCCGGCACCCAGATTCCGCCCGGGGTATTGGCGGTCGGGGCACCGGCCAAGGTGAAGGGGCCGATCGCCGGAACGGGCGCGGAGATGTGGGTCAACCTCAACCCGCAGGCCTATCGCGACCTGGCCCAGCGGCATCTGGCCGGGTTGGCGCCGATCCAGCCGGGCTAGCTCAGGGCTAGTTCGGCGCCGCCGTTCGTCGTGGCCGAACAGCAGCCCGCGCCGACGTTGCCGTTAGCTCCCTGACCCGGACCCGTCGTTGCCGCCGTCACCGCCGGTGCCCCTTGGCGATTTCTGGGCGCGACTGGCCGGCCGATGGCAGCCCCAACGACTACGGCGATGAAGTGATGGCCGCTTCCGTACATTGTGCGTACAGTGAATCTGATGAAAATCAAGGACAAGCGAATCGAACTGCGAGTCGACCAGGAAAGCGCCGCCCTCTTCTCGCGAGCAGCTGAGCTAGTTCATGAACCGGTGTCAGAGTTCGTTCGGCGAGCCGCTACTGAAAGGGCCGGGCAGGTACTCGCGCGTGAGCAGGTCACGGTTATGCCGGCCGCTCAGTTCGACGCGCTGCTATCCGCGCTGGACGTCGCCGACGATGCCGCCGTCCTGGCAGCTACCGCCAGGCAACCCAGGAAGTTCACGCGCCGGTAGCGGCGATGTATGTATCGACGCCGCTGACCGAAGGACACGATTTCACGAAGTTCTCCTGCGGTAAAGAATCTCTGGACGAGTGGTTGGCGGTTGCGGCCCTTCGTGCGCAGCGTGCTGGTGTTGCGCGGACATATGTGTGGACCGACGGACATACGGACACCGTGTGGGCCTACTTCGCGCTCGCGCCCACCGAGGTCATCCGCGAGGCGGCGGGTGTCTCGCGGGGCATGTCGGGAGGATATTCGCGCATCCCGGGTTACCTCATCGGTCGGTTGGCGCTGCACCGGGAACTCCATGGTCAGGGTCTGGGTGGTCAGCTTTTAATCGATGCTGTCGGCAGAGCGGTGCGTGCCGCCGAGGTAGGCGGGGGGCGTCTCATCATCGTCGACGCGGTGGACCAGCAAGCCGAGGCGTTCTACGCGAGATTCGGGTTTGTGCCGGTGTTCAATCGGCCGAGCCGGCTGATTATGAAGGTGGCGACGGCCAGAGCCGCGCTCGCTGACGCTGATTAACATTAGCGGTAGGCGAATGTGAATTCCGCGACGCTGAATCGGCGTGTCACGTCGCCAGATTCACACTCGGCCGTCATGCGTCTTGCCAGCCGGAGTGGATGTAGGTGTCGGCGAAGCGCTTCATCGAGTCCTGCTTCTTGTCGAGCGGCGCGTCGAAGCCCAGGCCGTCGAAAATCCACGGGATGACGATGTTGTCGGTGACGCCCATCTCCGCCAGCTCGCGATGACCGTCGA
This is a stretch of genomic DNA from Mycobacterium lacus. It encodes these proteins:
- a CDS encoding gamma carbonic anhydrase family protein, with the protein product MPLFSFEGRSPRIDPTAFVAPTATLIGDVTVEAGASVWFNAVLRGDYGPIVVREGANVQDGAVLHAPPGIPVDIGPGATVAHLCCIHGVHVGAQALIANHATVLDGAVIGARSMVAAGALVVAGTQIPPGVLAVGAPAKVKGPIAGTGAEMWVNLNPQAYRDLAQRHLAGLAPIQPG
- a CDS encoding Rieske 2Fe-2S domain-containing protein, with the protein product MSTDSAAVGIREIDSGTLPTRYARGWHCLGVAKDFLDGKPHGIEAFGTKLVVFADSHGGLKVLDGYCRHMGGDLSMGTIKGDEVACPFHDWRWGGDGRCKLVPYAKRTPRMARTRSWTTDVRGGLLFVWHDHEGNPPDPAVRIPDIPEAASDEWTDWRWNRILIEGSNCRDIIDNVTDMAHFFYIHFGLPTYFKNVFEGHIASQYLHNVGRPDVDDLGSAYGEAHLDSEASYFGPSFMINWLHNRYGDYKAESILINCHYPVTQNSFMLQWGVIVEKPRGMDEKMTDKLSRVFTEGVSKGFLQDVEIWKHKTRIDNPLLVEEDGAVYQMRRWYEQFYVDAADVTPEMVERFEIEVDTTRANELWNAEVAENLKAKASGEVPAEQH
- a CDS encoding type II toxin-antitoxin system TacA family antitoxin gives rise to the protein MKIKDKRIELRVDQESAALFSRAAELVHEPVSEFVRRAATERAGQVLAREQVTVMPAAQFDALLSALDVADDAAVLAATARQPRKFTRR
- a CDS encoding GNAT family N-acetyltransferase, with product MYVSTPLTEGHDFTKFSCGKESLDEWLAVAALRAQRAGVARTYVWTDGHTDTVWAYFALAPTEVIREAAGVSRGMSGGYSRIPGYLIGRLALHRELHGQGLGGQLLIDAVGRAVRAAEVGGGRLIIVDAVDQQAEAFYARFGFVPVFNRPSRLIMKVATARAALADAD